One Drosophila kikkawai strain 14028-0561.14 chromosome 3L, DkikHiC1v2, whole genome shotgun sequence genomic window carries:
- the LOC108078943 gene encoding N-alpha-acetyltransferase daf-31-like, with amino-acid sequence MNIRCARPEDFLSMHHCNLLCLPENYKMRYYLCIGTTWPQLSYVAENEEGGIVGYVLGKILEPDPIDGRCGHILSLAVKRSYRRLGLAQKLMDQVSQAMVECFNAQHVSLHVRKSNRAALSLYTNSLQFKIQVIKPGFYRDGEDGYNMRRDLKGFASMEQGDEKAGGDQVSHIFSGQGLCHSHQGHDGHCC; translated from the coding sequence ATGAACATCCGCTGCGCCAGGCCAGAGGACTTCCTGAGCATGCACCACTGCAACCTGCTGTGCCTGCCCGAGAACTACAAAATGAGGTACTATCTCTGCATAGGTACCACCTGGCCGCAGCTCAGTTACGTGGCCGAGAACGAGGAGGGCGGCATCGTGGGCTATGTCTTGGGCAAAATACTGGAGCCGGACCCGATCGACGGTCGGTGTGGCCACATCCTTTCGCTGGCGGTTAAGCGCTCCTACCGCCGGCTTGGTCTGGCCCAAAAACTAATGGACCAGGTCTCGCAGGCCATGGTGGAGTGCTTCAATGCGCAGCATGTGTCGCTTCATGTGCGCAAGAGCAACCGAGCTGCCCTGAGCCTTTACACCAATTCGCTTCAGTTCAAGATCCAGGTGATAAAGCCCGGGTTCTACAGGGATGGTGAAGATGGCTATAACATGCGGCGGGACCTTAAAGGATTTGCCAGCATGGAGCAGGGGGATGAGAAGGCGGGCGGAGATCAGGTCTCGCATATATTCAGTGGACAAGGACTCTGCCACAGCCACCAAGGACATGACGGTCATTGTTGCTGA
- the LOC108078944 gene encoding small integral membrane protein 13, with the protein MSLQTGLVFIFTILASVSFVAAIILLGWFLIWKAFLSKFRLVRELLGQEEPEEQQPLAWDHHQNQQHPQQPGRARKARRD; encoded by the exons ATGTCCCTGCAAACGGGCttggttttcattttcacCATATTAGCCTCTGTTAGTTTCGTCGCAGCCattattttgttgg GCTGGTTTCTCATTTGGAAGGCTTTTCTGTCAAAGTTTCGTCTCGTGCGCGAGTTGTTGGGTCAGGAGGAgccggaggagcagcagccacttGCCTGGGATCACCACCAGAATCAACAGCATCCACAGCAGCCGGGCAGAGCGAGGAAAGCTCGCCGAGACTAG
- the vnc gene encoding N-alpha-acetyltransferase daf-31, translating to MNIRCAKPEDLMTMQHCNLLCLPENYQMKYYFYHGLTWPQLSYVAEDDKGSIVGYVLAKMEEPEPNEESRHGHITSLAVKRSYRRLGLAQKLMNQASQAMVECFNAQYVSLHVRKSNRAALNLYANSLKFKIIEVEPKYYADGEDAYAMRRDLSEFADEDQVKSKQAGDEETSGGDTKVSHRSSGHGHSHNHSGHDGHCC from the coding sequence ATGAACATCCGTTGCGCGAAACCCGAGGACCTGATGACCATGCAGCACTGCAACCTGCTGTGCCTGCCCGAGAACTACCAGATGAAGTACTACTTCTACCACGGCCTCACGTGGCCGCAGCTCAGCTACGTGGCCGAGGACGACAAGGGCAGCATCGTGGGCTACGTTCTGGCCAAGATGGAGGAGCCGGAGCCAAACGAGGAGAGCCGCCACGGCCACATCACCTCGCTGGCGGTGAAGCGCTCCTACCGCCGCCTCGGCCTAGCCCAGAAGCTGATGAACCAGGCCTCGCAGGCCATGGTCGAGTGCTTCAACGCGCAGTATGTGTCGCTCCATGTGCGTAAGAGCAACCGGGCTGCCCTCAACCTCTATGCCAACTCGCTCAAGTTCAAGATCATCGAGGTGGAGCCCAAGTACTATGCGGACGGCGAGGATGCCTATGCCATGCGGCGCGACCTCAGTGAATTTGCCGACGAGGACCAGGTCAAGTCGAAGCAGGCGGGCGACGAGGAGACGTCTGGCGGGGATACTAAGGTCTCGCACAGATCCAGCGGACACGGACACTCCCACAACCACAGCGGTCACGACGGCCATTGTTGCTGA
- the Dronc gene encoding caspase Dronc isoform X1 yields MQPPEREIGMLKKHRDHIRQNLDRLVKMTDYSRIATECVRQGILSTQMLRNAEDLNGERFNMDEEDVRLEQHRKLFLKIIQRGPTAYNLLIIALRKVNCVEAAELLASVDDAAARVPFISITERKTNSRSADIVDTKTPEAEGACYSKKPLGDPLGPLTPYTEPVEGTREVIMSTMIHTDKLLEIYPMESRNNRGVLFMVNIIDFPNPERRRNGAHVDSNSLIHLFRLMGFIVFAYDNMNQQQFFDVLRQVTSSPYAKNTECFVMVLMTHGNRVKEIDKVEFHDGSVADTHIIMSHFQANVSPYLVDKPKVLIFPSCRGEQEDKGQPNNHFDTMVPASVAVLPQEREVETEGFSRAKVATLSDTLVCHANTPGYVTHRDPETGSWYIQTLCDMLAKHAHDTHLEDILKKTHASVGAMRTLKGSMQTGAFDNLGFNKKLFFNPGFYKE; encoded by the exons ATGCAGCCACCCGAACGCGAGATTGGAATGCTGAAGAAGCACCGCGACCACATCCGCCAAAACCTCGATCGGCTGGTAAAGATGACTGACTACAGCCGCATAGCCACCGAGTGCGTCCGCCAGGGCATTCTGTCCACCCAGATGCTGCGCAACGCTGAGGATCTCAACGGCGAGCGCTTCAACATGGACGAGGAGGATGTCCGGTTGGAGCAGCATCGCAAGCTCTTTCTCAAGATCATTCAGCGCGGTCCCACCGCCTACAATCTGCTGATAATTGCCCTGCGAAAGGTGAACTGTGTGGAAGCCGCCGAGCTACTGGCTTCCGTCGACGATGCCGCCGCCAGGGTGCCCTTCATATCGATCACCGAGCGCAAGACCAACAGCAGGTCAGCGGACATTGTGGATACCAAAACGCCGGAGGCGGAAGGAGCCTGTTATAGCAAG AAGCCCCTTGGCGATCCCCTGGGACCACTTACCCCTTACACTGAGCCCGTCGAGGGAACACGGGAGGTGATAATGTCAACAATGATCCATACCGACAAGCTGTTGGAAATATATCCCATGGAGTCGCGTAACAACCGCGGAGTGTTGTTTATGGTCAACATCATCGACTTCCCCAATCCGGAACGGAGGCGGAACGGCGCCCATGTGGACAGCAACTCTCTGATACACCTGTTCCGCTTAATGGGCTTCATTGTCTTTGCTTACGATAACATGAATCAGCAGCAGTTCTTTGATGTGCTACGGCAGGTGACGTCCTCGCCGTACGCCAAGAACACTGAGTGCTTCGTGATGGTGCTGATGACGCACGGCAATCGCGTTAAGGAGATCGACAAGGTGGAGTTCCACGATGGATCCGTGGCGGATACGCACATAATTATGAGCCACTTTCAGGCGAACGTCAGCCCGTATCTGGTGGACAAGCCAAAGGTGCTAATATTTCCGTCTTGTCGCGGTGAGCAGGAGGATAAGGGTCAGCCGAATAATCACTTCGATACCATGGTGCCAGCATCCGTTGCAGTGCTGCCGCAGGAGCGGGAGGTCGAAACGGAGGGTTTTTCCCGTGCGAAAGTGGCTACGCTCTCGGACACGCTGGTGTGCCATGCCAATACGCCCGGGTATGTGACCCACAGGGATCCCGAAACCGGCAGCTGGTACATCCAGACGCTGTGCGACATGCTCGCCAAACACGCCCACGACACGCACCTCGAGGACATCCTGAAGAAGACGCACGCCTCGGTGGGCGCTATGCGCACTCTGAAGGGATCCATGCAGACGGGCGCCTTCGATAATCTCGGTTTCAACAAGAAGCTCTTTTTCAATCCCGGCTTCTACAAGGAGTAG
- the bma gene encoding SCY1-like protein 2 isoform X1, with product MPRLPIALQEATSRMASRDATARPTAQLLQLIKYFIDPAINALKFLDVVNMKDTQQKSQFYKTTLIEAMPLIPRKLWWQNIWPMLKSEINNNEVLAAVLQPVMLFVQEATHTEYDNLMSATMKVVYNTPKSIQASVTILENLHLIIEKTKPEDVTTDIMPMLFCSFDGSTIQVQSAAVVAVANVFDSIDELSIRRMVLPKVKLVFEKNITDPKIVQNVLMCIERVMDRMERAQVMDEVLPLLANIRIPDPDIIMRTVRIYHKLFVDKTYGLTVETMATNVLPLLIPHTVNPALNFEQYCYLLEVLQQMLEAIDRQQRNKLKLDNLSMASPERHRTLRHQFSTDNMNAPPFNIPNLRIDQRKTSSAEDMARKNSGGSGMLGGWWFGCSPSSPDSNFLRVGNVFPNRRLSDNTLMTPKIRIAPSCASSPGGTPGSGLPTRRHSSIGPQERRGSTINLSPPTKSPLLYSQKQGGSMPNTSSSVPFLLSSSMQSIRSRRQSTVLSSGPLGSGSGLLQQLGSGMVRQLTSVSGTVSPVPLLRVNGTRNSNSNSNVRKCPSLNITFSQ from the exons CGATCCGGCTATAAATGCCCTTAAATTCCTGGACGTGGTCAACATGAAGGACACGCAGCAGAAGTCGCAGTTCTACAAGACCACCTTGATAGAAGCCATGCCGCTGATACCACGT AAACTCTGGTGGCAGAACATCTGGCCCATGCTCAAGTCGGAGATCAACAATAACGAGGTCCTCGCCGCGGTCCTGCAGCCGGTCATGCTCTTTGTCCAGGAAGCCACGCACACGGAGTACGACAACCTTATGTCGGCCACCATGAA AGTCGTCTACAATACACCGAAATCCATTCAGGCCAGCGTTACGATACTTGAGAATTTGCATTTGATTATCGAGAAGACGAAGCCGGAGGATGTCACCACGGACATAATGCCAATGTTGTTCTGCTCCTTCGACGGCTCCACGATACAAGTGCAG AGTGCTGCCGTTGTGGCCGTGGCCAATGTGTTTGATAGCATCGATGAGCTCTCCATCCGCCGCATGGTGCTGCCCAAGGTGAAACTGGTGTTCGAGAAGAACATTACAGATCCGAAGATAGTGCAGAATGTGCTGATGTGCATCGAGCGGGTAATGGACCGCATGGAGCGGGCGCAG GTCATGGATGAGGTACTGCCTCTGTTGGCAAACATAAGGATTCCCGATCCCGATATCATCATGCGTACTGTGC GCATCTATCATAAACTGTTTGTGGACAAAACGTACGGCCTGACCGTGGAGACCATGGCCACCAACGTGCTGCCCCTGCTCATACCGCACACCGTCAATCCGGCACTCAATTTCGAGCAATATTGCTACCTGCTGGAG GTGTTGCAGCAGATGCTGGAGGCAATCGATCGGCAGCAGAGGAACAAATTGAAGCTGGACAATCTGTCGATGGCCTCGCCGGAAAGGCATCGCACCCTGCGTCACCAGTTCTCCACGGACAACATGAATGCGCCGCCCTTCAACATACCCAACTTGCGCATAGATCAACGCAAGACGTCCAGTGCCGAGGACATGGCCCGCAAGAACTCTGGCG GATCCGGCATGCTGGGCGGCTGGTGGTTCGGCTGCTCGCCCTCGTCGCCGGACAGTAACTTCCTGCGAGTGGGCAACGTGTTCCCCAACCGGCGGCTGTCGGACAACACGCTGATGACTCCGAAGATCAGGATAGCGCCCTCGTGCGCCAGCTCGCCAGGCGGCACTCCGGGCAGCGGGCTGCCGACCAGGAGGCACTCGAGCATCGGGCCGCAGGAGCGGCGGGGCTCCACCATCAATTTGTCACCGCCAACT AAATCTCCTTTATTGTACTCCCAAAAACAGGGTGGCTCCATGCCGAACACCTCGAGCAGCGTCCCGTTTCTGCTCTCCTCCAGCATGCAGAGCATTAGATCGCGCCGCCAGTCCACGGTCCTGTCATCGGGTCCACTCGGCTCCGGATCGGGCCTACTGCAGCAGCTGGGATCCGGCATGGTAAGACAATTAACTTCCGTATCCGGCACCGTGAGTCCGGTGCCGCTGTTGCGGGTCAACGGTACGCGGAacagcaatagcaacagcaacgTCCGAAAGTGTCCGTCACTCAATATCACATTCAGTCAATAG
- the Dronc gene encoding caspase Dronc isoform X2: protein MMPSYRYLNAPTKPLGDPLGPLTPYTEPVEGTREVIMSTMIHTDKLLEIYPMESRNNRGVLFMVNIIDFPNPERRRNGAHVDSNSLIHLFRLMGFIVFAYDNMNQQQFFDVLRQVTSSPYAKNTECFVMVLMTHGNRVKEIDKVEFHDGSVADTHIIMSHFQANVSPYLVDKPKVLIFPSCRGEQEDKGQPNNHFDTMVPASVAVLPQEREVETEGFSRAKVATLSDTLVCHANTPGYVTHRDPETGSWYIQTLCDMLAKHAHDTHLEDILKKTHASVGAMRTLKGSMQTGAFDNLGFNKKLFFNPGFYKE, encoded by the exons ATGATGCCATCATATCGATATCTTAATGCACCCACT AAGCCCCTTGGCGATCCCCTGGGACCACTTACCCCTTACACTGAGCCCGTCGAGGGAACACGGGAGGTGATAATGTCAACAATGATCCATACCGACAAGCTGTTGGAAATATATCCCATGGAGTCGCGTAACAACCGCGGAGTGTTGTTTATGGTCAACATCATCGACTTCCCCAATCCGGAACGGAGGCGGAACGGCGCCCATGTGGACAGCAACTCTCTGATACACCTGTTCCGCTTAATGGGCTTCATTGTCTTTGCTTACGATAACATGAATCAGCAGCAGTTCTTTGATGTGCTACGGCAGGTGACGTCCTCGCCGTACGCCAAGAACACTGAGTGCTTCGTGATGGTGCTGATGACGCACGGCAATCGCGTTAAGGAGATCGACAAGGTGGAGTTCCACGATGGATCCGTGGCGGATACGCACATAATTATGAGCCACTTTCAGGCGAACGTCAGCCCGTATCTGGTGGACAAGCCAAAGGTGCTAATATTTCCGTCTTGTCGCGGTGAGCAGGAGGATAAGGGTCAGCCGAATAATCACTTCGATACCATGGTGCCAGCATCCGTTGCAGTGCTGCCGCAGGAGCGGGAGGTCGAAACGGAGGGTTTTTCCCGTGCGAAAGTGGCTACGCTCTCGGACACGCTGGTGTGCCATGCCAATACGCCCGGGTATGTGACCCACAGGGATCCCGAAACCGGCAGCTGGTACATCCAGACGCTGTGCGACATGCTCGCCAAACACGCCCACGACACGCACCTCGAGGACATCCTGAAGAAGACGCACGCCTCGGTGGGCGCTATGCGCACTCTGAAGGGATCCATGCAGACGGGCGCCTTCGATAATCTCGGTTTCAACAAGAAGCTCTTTTTCAATCCCGGCTTCTACAAGGAGTAG
- the LOC108078910 gene encoding uncharacterized protein, with translation MQEFSAKRDALFACLDDASKELRGTALDQSKARPYSINALDRGSESGNASGSGQVMNYRHGRSIEAGLEPTDGSLRRMRGKESIFKKPELPIGRCLKPRNTPDYQINPHKWKKYSLADVDISDQSNSAAALSFLREMDSQREAEGAGMDSQDAGGKIEFKKTSKLNRNLKKLQAEEVNDVELDKPQLRGSKLVMPEYVIGQKAQKQKKSKPKSNQSRAAGKLQLSHLAEEDELDE, from the exons ATGCAAGAGTTTTCGGCCAAACGCGATGCCCTATTCGCGTGCCTAGACGATGCCAGCAAAGAGCTGAGGGGCACGGCCCTGGACCAGAGCAAGGCCAGGCCGTACTCCATCAATGCTCTCGACCGGGGAAGTGAATCCGGAAATGCGTCCGGATCCGGACAGGTGATGAACTACCGCCACGGACGCAGCATTGAGGCAGGCCTCGAACCGACGGACGGCAGTTTGCGACGAATGCGCGGCAAAGAGAGCATTTTCAAGAAGCCCGAGCTGCCCATCGGTCGGTGTTTAAAGCCTCGAAACACGCCGGATTACCAG ATAAATCCCCACAAGTGGAAGAAGTACTCCCTGGCCGACGTCGATATCTCCGATCAAAGCAACTCGGCAGCCGCTTTGTCTTTTCTCCGGGAAATGGATTCCCAGCGGGAAGCTGAGGGAGCTGGCATGGATTCCCAGGATGCCGGCGGCAAGATTGAGTTCAAGAAGACCAGCAAACTCAATCGCAATCTCAAGAAGTTGCAGGCGGAGGAAGTAAACGATGTGGAGCTGGACAAGCCCCAGTTAAGAGGCTCCAAACTGGTGATGCCCGAGTATGTTATAGGCCAAAAGGCGCAgaaacaaaagaaatccaaGCCCAAGTCAAATCAAAGTCGTGCCGCGGGGAAACTCCAGCTTTCTCACTTGGCCGAGGAAGACGAACTGGATGAATAG
- the LOC108078632 gene encoding uncharacterized protein, translating into MENEPAAKITPNTGIHKRDLKRRLERFLYKKGYSQENLLAASKIRDQDHSREVFAYVSSMYDWASEGVANCDSVSLNNITQWLELMRTADLSNRCEFEAAAVVNSIVMNEIKPLPEKLNGIDLNEAYTFLENALLGHPQKKLTEATKAFISKEIELLIAEANTDESDDVARSMGQSLYHEQEYDYVAQPNKASLDPLFLDERE; encoded by the exons ATGGAAAACGAACCCGCAGCGAAAATCACTCCGAATACTGGTATCCATAAGAGAGACCTCAAGAGGCGCTTGGAGAGGTTTCTGTACAAAAAGGGCTACTCGCAGGAAAACCTCCTGGCAGCCTCCAAAATCCGCGACCAAGACCACTCGAGGGAGGTGTTTG CCTACGTGTCTAGTATGTACGACTGGGCAAGCGAAGGAGTCGCCAACTGCGACTCCGTCAGTCTGAACAACATCACCCAGTGGCTGGAGCTGATGAGGACCGCTGATCTCTCCAATCGCTGCGAATTTGAGGCGGCGGCCGTTGTGAACTCAATAGTTATGAATGAGATTAAGCCACTGCCAGAAAAACTAAATGGCATTGACTTAAA tGAGGCCTACACATTTCTGGAAAATGCGCTACTGGGCCATCCCCAGAAGAAGTTAACTGAAGCCACCAAGGCGTTTATTTCCAAAGAAATTGAG CTTCTTATAGCCGAGGCCAACACCGATGAGTCGGACGATGTGGCGCGGAGCATGGGACAGAGCCTGTACCACGAGCAGGAGTACGACTATGTGGCGCAGCCCAACAAGGCTAGCCTGGATCCCCTGTTCCTGGACGAAAGAGAATAA